The nucleotide sequence AAGTCAGGAAGGGTTTTTTGCATAAGGTTGAGCTATCAATCCCATATCGTCAGATAGAAAATGTGGACATGGAGCAGGGCTTGATAGGGCAGTCTCTCGGTGTTTGCAAGCTGATTATTTTGACCGCCGGCCACGAGGATGACAAGAGTGAAAAAGATGGAGGGGATGGGGGTGAGTCAGAGGGGGTACTGCCTATGCTCGATAAAGATTTTGCGGATGACCTGAAAAAGGAATTACTCGCTCGATCGAGTCTGGATTTTCATCAGACCACTCCGACCAACACAGTGACGGAAACAGCGAAGTAGTCTTTTTGAAATAATCGAAACACATGTTTGTAGATACAGTTATGCAAAAACCAAATTCATTATTTAAAGCAATCGTGGCAGTAGTGGTGATCGGGGTGGTTTCTCTCGGTGTTCTCATATATTTAGGTTTGAAAAATGATGAAGACGGATCTGTGGCTGGTAGTTCTAATGCCAACAATCAAGTCGCTTCGGATTCGGTCCCTTCTCCCTCTGGTCAGGATGTGACGGCTCAAATTGCTCAGACTTCTCAGGCTACCAAAGAAACCTCCGGCTCTGTCTATAAAGATGGCACTTATTCTGCTCAGGGCAATTACAACTCCCCGGGCGGCCCTGAAAGCATCAATGTCACTTTGACGATTAAAAATGACATTGTGACTGGCGCTGGGGTCACAGCTATGGCTAAAGATCGGACTTCCCAAAGATACCAGGGGTATTTTATTTCTGGCTACAAGCAATACGTCATTGGCAAAAATATCAGCACCATTAGTCTCGATAAAGTTTCTGGCTCTTCTTTGACCCCTGCTGGCTTCAATATGGCTATTCAGAAAATTGAGGTACAGGCCAAGGCTTAGGTCTCCAATATAATATATGCCATCTCAATTTAAATTTGAGGCTATCGGCACAAAATGGGTGATTGATATTTGGGCAACTCTCTTGCCGCAAGCTGAAGCTAAAATCAAAACCCAAATCCAAGAGAGGATTGCCATTTTTGATAAAAATTATTCTCGTTTCCGTAAAGATTCACTGGTGGCGGAAATGTCGCGGAAAACCGGAGAATACAGACTGCCGGCCGATGCTGGGCCAATGCTGGTCTTGTATAAAGAACTTTATGACGTGACGGGAGGCCTTTTGACTCCGCTTGTCGGGCAGACTCTGGTAGATGCCGGCTATGACGCCTCCTATTCTTTGGAGCAAAAAAAACCTTTGAGGCAGCCACCGAGATGGGAGGAGGTGATGGAGCTTATTCCAGCCAAAGGAGATGAGAAGAATTTCATTTTAAAAATAAAAACGCCAGGGCTGCTGGACTTTGGAGCCGCAGGCAAAGGCTATCTCATAGATATAGTCGGTGGGGTGTTGGAAAAAAATGGTATTCAACATTATTGTGTAGATGCGGGAGGGGATATGAGGCATCGAGGAGAAAAAATCCTGCAGGTAGGCTTGGAAAATCCTGAAAATATTGAGCAGGTGATCGGGGTGACCCCTCTTTTCAATCAAGCGCTGGCGGGCTCAGCCGGCAATCGTCGTGTCTGGAAAAATTTTCACCACATTATAGATCCAATGAAGCTAGCTTCACCTAGGCATATTTTGGCCTTGTGGGTAAAGGTGGAAAAAGGCACCGTGGTAAATGAAACCATGCTCGCTGACGCTTTGGCCACCTGTCTATTTTTTGTCACACCATCCATTTTGCTAAAAAAATATCAGTTTGAATATTTAATCCTTTATGCCGACCATTCGATCGAAAAGTCCGAAGGCTGGCAGGGAGAAGTTTTTTCGGTTTGACCTTTTCAGTTTCCTGTGTTAGTTTTGGCTGAGACTAAAATTCAAAGAGGGGTAAAAATGAAAGTAATCCTAAGTCCTTTTAACCTGTTTCTTTTTTTCGTCAGCCTGATCGGTCTGGCGACAGCACTGTGGCGGATGTTTCCGCTGCAGTTCAGTAAATCCTTCTGGTGGTCCAACGGACCGCTGGTGTTGATGCTGGTCACGGGAGTGGTGCTGATCTATATGTCGGGCAAGCCGCACCAGTTCACCGTTGCCATGAGGGCGGTGATTGGGACATCCAGCAGAATGCTCCCGATGATGATCTTGCTCTTTGCCGTCATGGGCCTGAGCGGGGTGGTCACGGATCTGTATTTTCATCAGATTGTGACCAAGTTTCAGGATCACCCGCGGCTCATCTCGGTCCTGTCCTGTTTCGTCATCCCCACGCCCAACTCGATGAGCCCAGTCATCGACAGGCTCTGGAAAGTGGAATCCTTGCAGCGGTACATCATGTACTTCAGCATGGTGACCACCTTGCTGTCGTTTTGTCTGCTCCAGCTTCGGATTGTCGGGTTTTCGCCCGGCTCACCGATCCCGGCGCAAATTTATTCGACGGGAGTGGCGGTGGCCATCATGTTGTATCCGCAGATGGCTATTGCCATGAAGCTCGGCAATCTCATCCTGCAAGGGTGGACAAAGACCGGCGAATTGCTGGCAACCGTCTGGGCCAGCTGCAGCTGGCTGGTCAATCAGACTTGGATCTGACTGGGGTCTGAACAGAGCAGTGGTGCGGGGGGCAGTAAAAAAATAAAAGAAAAAGAGAAAAGTGCGCGCGTCCCAAGGGTGGGACGCGCTTTTCTTTTGGTTTTATTCTTCCAAATGCTTCGAGCCAATCCACGCTAGATCATGGATCTTCTTCATGGCGTCGGCGATTTCTTCGCTCTCGATGATGATGCCAAGCTTTTCTCTCCAAGAAGCAATCATGATCTTGTTGCCATAGATATTTATTTCGGGTGAAAAATAATATTTGTCTGCAGGTACGAAGGAAATCTCTCTCTTCTCCTCGGTATTCCTCCTGGATCTTTCTTTACCCAGTTCAGTTTCCGGCACAATCCCTAGGATAAAGATATTTTTAGCCGCGCGCCTTTTATAGTATTCTGGAAAATAATTTGGTAGAGCTTTGTGCATGTCGTCTATGGTGGCGTAAGCTCGGATCGTCTCTGGGCTAGTCAAAGTATCTTCATAAACTTTTTTCAAACCCTCAATGCCTTCATAGAAACGAATTTTCGGCCTATTTTTTTTAGAATGAAGAATGTTTAGCTCTGGCACGAGACTTTCGGATTCTTTTATTTGTTCTTCCAATGCCGCTGCTTGCTTCTTTAAGTACTCGGTAATGTTGGTGGGGGACTCGGCAGAATATTCTTGTTTGGGTTCTTTGCCGGAGACACTCACCACGTTTTTATTTAAAAGGGAATTCAGGATGTCATATCCAGTTGTCCGGTTTATTCCGGCTTTTCGAGATATTTGAGAGACTGTCCCTTTTCCAAGTTCTAGGATAGCGATATACACATCTGCCTCTTTTTTACTAAATCCAAAAGAGGTTAGGGATGTTTTTAGTTTTAGGTATTCATTTTTCATTGAACGCAGTGTATACCCAAAGGATTATTGTGTCAATATCTTTCCACAGAAATATTGTAAATGCAAAATAGACTTAAATTAAGGACTAATTTGATTTAAAAATGACGAATTAGGTTGACAATACAATATATATTGATATGATATTTACAATTTATTCTGGATTTAAATAGCGAAAGCGTTTAATTCTAGGTATAATTGCGAACAGTATTATAAATTATATTTTATCAATTTTATTATGAAAAAAACTATTTGGACGGTGGTGGTGATAATTGTTTTGATTATTGTCGCTTTACTATTATCAGCTGGTAAAGGTAGCCCATCAAGTACTGGACCAATCAAGGTTGGATTTATTGGACCGTTGACGGGGGACGCTTCTTCACTTGGGGAAGTAGCCAAAGCTGCGGTTGAATTGGCTACAGATGAGATCAATGCAGCAGGTGGAGTAAATGGTAGACAAATAAATGTCACTTATGAAGATGGAAAATGTGGCGCTGACGCCTCACAAGCTGCCAACAAACTCGTTAATGTCGACGGAGTCTCTTTAATAGTTGGAGGTTTATGCTCTGGAGAAACAGCTTCATTTGTAAAGGATATAGGAAACAAAATTCCGGTGGTTTCATATTGTTCTTCAGCCCCTACTCTTTCTGGTGCAGCAAAATTCTTCTCAAGAGATTATCCATCCGATGCCTTTCAAGGTAAATATGCTGCAGAATATTTGTATAATACTTTAGGCGCTAGAAAGGTTGTTGTTTTCTACCATATATCTGATTGGGGGACAGGGGTAAAGACAGTATTTGAATCAAGGTTCAAAGAGTTGGGAGGGCAGATTGTGGATGAAGAAGGAACTCCACAAACCGCTAAGGATTATCGAACTGAAATCGCAAAAATCAAGACTTTCAGCGCAGATTATATTTATATGCCTATGTTCCCAGAGGGTGGAACTGTGGCAGTCAACCAACTCAACCAGCTTGGTGTCAAAACAAAAATATTTGGAGCTGATGCATGGTCAGATCCAAAATTTCAAGCGGATGTAAATGGTAAAGGAGACATTTTTTATACTAAGATTAAAGTGCCAAACAATGATGCATTTAATGCTAAACTCTTAGCAAAATCTGGTGGAAAAGAAATTCCTATTTGTGCACCTCAGGCCTATGATGCCATGAAGCTTGCTGCTCAGGTCATTGCTCAGGTGGGTGTTGATCCTCAGAAATTTACTGACGCCTTAAGGACTACAACTTATAATGGGGTATCAGGTCAGATCAGTTTTGAACCAAACGGTGACTTGGCGACAGCTAGTTATGCAGTAGAAAGAATTGCTAATGGGACTGAAGCAGAAGTGAAATAAAGGTATCACCAAAATAAAAATGAACCACACACAAAAGCCCCTAAATGGGGCTTTTATGTTAGAATACTAGCAATAATCGCAATACAATTTATCTCCTATGGACATCATTCCTCAGCTCATCGCCAACAGTATTATCGCCGGAGCGTTGTATGCGTTGATTGCCCTTGGCTTCAATCTGATTTATGGGGCGACAAAATTTTTCAATCTGACGCATGGAGTGATTGCGGCTATCGGAGGCTACACTGTCTTCTTTTTGACCAACAGTCTGGGCTGGAATATTTATTTGGCGGCGGTTGCGGGGGTTTTGTTTGCGGGATTGGTTGGCTACGGTCTGGAAAAAATCCTGTACAAGCCGTTGCGCAAAAGGAAAGCCTCCCAGATGATCCTGCTGGTGGCTTCGCTCGGAGCCTTCACAGCGATGCAGGCCATCATCGCTATTATTTTTAGTAGCCAGTTTCAGACTTTATCTCTTGGGGCGGGGGATCTAAAAACTTTCAATATTTTTGGCGGGATCATTACAGTAGTGCAGCTGGTGATGTTGGTGTCCGCGCTCATCATCATGGTCTTGCTTGGCGTCATCATGCGTTGGACTATGTTTGGCAAAGCAGTCGAAGCGATCAGCGATGAAGAAGAAGTGGCCAAAGTCGTCGGTATTCATACAAATAAAATCATTGGCCGAGTCTTTTTCATCGGTTCAGCCATTGCGGGCCTTGCGGGGGTCTTGGTGGGCCTGGACACTGGGCTTGAGCCGACGATGGGCATGAGTCTTTTACTGAAAGGGGTGATTGCCTCGATCATCGGCGGAGTGGGCAATGTGTACGGCGCGGTGCTCGGGGC is from Candidatus Paceibacterota bacterium and encodes:
- a CDS encoding calcium-binding protein; protein product: MFVDTVMQKPNSLFKAIVAVVVIGVVSLGVLIYLGLKNDEDGSVAGSSNANNQVASDSVPSPSGQDVTAQIAQTSQATKETSGSVYKDGTYSAQGNYNSPGGPESINVTLTIKNDIVTGAGVTAMAKDRTSQRYQGYFISGYKQYVIGKNISTISLDKVSGSSLTPAGFNMAIQKIEVQAKA
- a CDS encoding FAD:protein FMN transferase produces the protein MPSQFKFEAIGTKWVIDIWATLLPQAEAKIKTQIQERIAIFDKNYSRFRKDSLVAEMSRKTGEYRLPADAGPMLVLYKELYDVTGGLLTPLVGQTLVDAGYDASYSLEQKKPLRQPPRWEEVMELIPAKGDEKNFILKIKTPGLLDFGAAGKGYLIDIVGGVLEKNGIQHYCVDAGGDMRHRGEKILQVGLENPENIEQVIGVTPLFNQALAGSAGNRRVWKNFHHIIDPMKLASPRHILALWVKVEKGTVVNETMLADALATCLFFVTPSILLKKYQFEYLILYADHSIEKSEGWQGEVFSV
- a CDS encoding helix-turn-helix domain-containing protein — translated: MKNEYLKLKTSLTSFGFSKKEADVYIAILELGKGTVSQISRKAGINRTTGYDILNSLLNKNVVSVSGKEPKQEYSAESPTNITEYLKKQAAALEEQIKESESLVPELNILHSKKNRPKIRFYEGIEGLKKVYEDTLTSPETIRAYATIDDMHKALPNYFPEYYKRRAAKNIFILGIVPETELGKERSRRNTEEKREISFVPADKYYFSPEINIYGNKIMIASWREKLGIIIESEEIADAMKKIHDLAWIGSKHLEE
- a CDS encoding penicillin-binding protein activator; the encoded protein is MKKTIWTVVVIIVLIIVALLLSAGKGSPSSTGPIKVGFIGPLTGDASSLGEVAKAAVELATDEINAAGGVNGRQINVTYEDGKCGADASQAANKLVNVDGVSLIVGGLCSGETASFVKDIGNKIPVVSYCSSAPTLSGAAKFFSRDYPSDAFQGKYAAEYLYNTLGARKVVVFYHISDWGTGVKTVFESRFKELGGQIVDEEGTPQTAKDYRTEIAKIKTFSADYIYMPMFPEGGTVAVNQLNQLGVKTKIFGADAWSDPKFQADVNGKGDIFYTKIKVPNNDAFNAKLLAKSGGKEIPICAPQAYDAMKLAAQVIAQVGVDPQKFTDALRTTTYNGVSGQISFEPNGDLATASYAVERIANGTEAEVK
- a CDS encoding branched-chain amino acid ABC transporter permease, with the translated sequence MDIIPQLIANSIIAGALYALIALGFNLIYGATKFFNLTHGVIAAIGGYTVFFLTNSLGWNIYLAAVAGVLFAGLVGYGLEKILYKPLRKRKASQMILLVASLGAFTAMQAIIAIIFSSQFQTLSLGAGDLKTFNIFGGIITVVQLVMLVSALIIMVLLGVIMRWTMFGKAVEAISDEEEVAKVVGIHTNKIIGRVFFIGSAIAGLAGVLVGLDTGLEPTMGMSLLLKGVIASIIGGVGNVYGAVLGAFLLGFVENFGIWKISGEWKDAIAFGVLIIFLLFRPQGILRK